Proteins co-encoded in one Papaver somniferum cultivar HN1 chromosome 5, ASM357369v1, whole genome shotgun sequence genomic window:
- the LOC113279416 gene encoding zinc finger MYM-type protein 1-like, which yields MSLDHFRPPAKKLKTIESFFKPKRGDKSSELLPSTDNVGMPTSSHHEHGTSQQQKNSSYAQPTISSKSKEVAVQRNGGTYERDPGLRRQIYEYPVNQRDQVRRAYLRQGPFKPRLSKYPPTGDGRQDRYFQYSWLRQHSWREYSIEKNKTYCFPCFIFETDPPKRPAFTIEGFSDFKHIGSNKTVSTCSFVQHVGHIKSSHMVAVEACENLRRPSRHIDSVFRKQSKELIAKNRLRLKVAIETVRVLGLHACPFRGNDESLESTNRGKFIGLMKYAAILNDKIAEVVLGNAPGKAMYTSPKIQKEILHILANKVKDTIRAEIGDAKFCILVDEAQDSSVQDQMAIVLRFVDTNGCIRERFFAVRSVEDTTSLTLKREISEALASHGLLVENIRGQGYDGASNMRGSWNGLRALFLRDCPYAYYVHCFAHRLQLALVEAATDEQDVYLFFEKLKVIFKLVGASPKRHSQLKSAAVLEVATKLADGELETGSGANQTRTLKRAADTRWSSHFGSVFSLIRMYNPACIVLQNVMKDGNTSKIRGMEKGAYLAIRYFEFVFILHLVGSVMAVTKVLCQALQKKTQDIVNAMNLVKSTKVLLQELRDKNWVTFFGNVKKFCDEHDIVLPEFSYRYMMGTSHSCQQKDHITIEHHYRVDIFNAVIDFHLLDLRNRFTEKSMELLVLCSAFSPDENYKAFDIDSLCSLAERFYPDDFTGQEVCVLRSQLQHYKLDIADNPYFGNMTTVAELCQRLVETGKSNAYDLIDRLIRLVLTLPVSTASAERVFSCMNIVKTVPRNKMGNEFLGDCMIVHAEREIAEKVSCDSIIDDFASLRPRKVQFS from the coding sequence ATGTCACTCGACCATTTTCGTCCACCGGCTAAGAAGTTAAAAACGATAGAGTCATTTTTCAAGCCTAAAAGGGGTGATAAATCAAGTGAGCTGCTTCCTTCTACTGACAATGTTGGCATGCCTACATCATCACACCATGAACATGGTACTTCTCAGCAGCAAAAGAATTCATCATATGCTCAACCAACTATATCTAGTAAATCCAAAGAAGTTGCAGTTCAAAGAAATGGAGGTACTTATGAGCGTGATCCAGGTTTGCGGCGCCAAATTTATGAATATCCAGTGAATCAACGTGATCAGGTACGTCGAGCTTATTTAAGACAGGGACCTTTCAAACCTAGATTATCCAAATATCCTCCTACTGGGGATGGAAGACAAGATCGTTATTTTCAATATAGTTGGCTGAGACAACATTCATGGCGAGAGTACTCTATCGAAAAGAACAAAACGTATTGCTTCCCTTGCTTTATTTTTGAAACGGATCCACCTAAGCGGCCTGCATTTACAATAGAAGGTTTCTCAGATTTCAAGCATATTGGTTCTAATAAGACGGTATCTACATGTTCATTTGTTCAACATGTTGGACATATCAAATCTTCTCACATGGTAGCTGTGGAAGCTTGTGAAAATCTTCGTAGGCCATCTCGCCATATTGATAGCGTTTTTCGTAAACAAAGTAAGGAGCTTATAGCAAAGAACAGGCTACGACTAAAGGTAGCAATTGAGACAGTTAGAGTGCTTGGTCTTCATGCATGTCCTTTTAGAGGTAACGATGAGTCATTAGAGTCAACAAATCGTGGTAAGTTTATTGGTTTGATGAAATATGCAGCCATATTGAATGACAAGATTGCTGAAGTTGTCTTAGGAAATGCACCTGGAAAGGCAATGTATACTTCACCGAAGATTCAAAAGGAAATTCTACATATTCTCGCTAACAAGGTAAAGGATACTATTCGTGCAGAAATCGGAGATGCTAAATTTTGTATTCTTGTAGATGAAGCACAAGATTCATCAGTTCAAGATCAAATGGCTATTGTTCTGAGGTTTGTTGATACTAATGGTTGCATTAGAGAGCGGTTTTTTGCAGTCAGAAGTGTTGAGGACACCACGTCATTAACTTTAAAGAGGGAGATTTCCGAAGCTCTTGCTTCACATGGTCTTTTAGTAGAAAATATTCGGGGTCAGGGGTATGATGGTGCTAGTAATATGAGAGGATCATGGAATGGGTTGCGGGCATTGTTTCTTAGAGATTGTCCATATGCTTATTATGTCCATTGCTTTGCTCACAGGTTACAACTAGCATTAGTAGAAGCAGCTACAGATGAGCAAGATGTTTATCTGTTTTTTGAGAAGTTAAAGGTTATTTTCAAGCTTGTTGGGGCTTCTCCTAAGCGTCACAGTCAATTGAAATCTGCAGCAGTATTAGAGGTCGCCACAAAATTAGCTGATGGTGAACTTGAGACTGGTTCGGGAGCCAATCAAACTCGTACTTTGAAACGGGCAGCAGATACTCGTTGGAGCTCACATTTTGGTTCTGTATTCAGTTTGATCCGTATGTATAATCCAGCTTGCATAGTCCTTCAAAATGTTATGAAAGATGGAAACACCTCTAAGATAAGGGGGATGGAGAAAGGTGCTTATCTTGCAATTaggtattttgagtttgtttttatctTACACTTGGTGGGAAGTGTTATGGCGGTAACAAAAGTGCTATGTCAAGCTCTGCAAAAGAAAACACAAGACATTGTTAATGCCATGAATCTGGTCAAGTCCACAAAAGTGCTTCTTCAAGAATTGAGAGACAAAAATTGGGTTACTTTTTTTGGAAATGTTAAAAAATTTTGTGATGAACATGACATTGTCCTTCCTGAATTTTCATATCGATATATGATGGGTACGAGTCATTCTTGTCAGCAGAAAGACCATATAACTATTGAACATCATTACCGCGTTGATATATTTAATGCTGTCATTGATTTTCACCTATTGGATCTAAGAAATCGATTCACAGAGAAATCAATGGAGCTACTTGTGCTTTGTTCAGCTTTCAGTCCGGATGAAAATTATAAAGCTTTTGACATTGATTCACTTTGCAGTCTCGCAGAAAGGTTTTACCCTGATGATTTCACGGGGCAAGAGGTATGTGTTTTAAGAAGCCAACTACAACATTACAAGTTAGACATTGCCGACAATCCatattttggaaacatgactACTGTGGCTGAATTATGTCAGCGATTGGTTGAAACTGGTAAGTCAAATGCATATGATTTGATAGATAGATTAATTCGTCTTGTCTTGACTCTTCCCGTTTCAACAGCTAGTGCAGAAAGGGTATTTTCATGTATGAATATTGTGAAAACGGTACCTCGTAACAAGATGGGTAATGAGTTTCTTGGAGATTGTATGATAGTCCATGCTGAAAGAGAAATTGCTGAAAAAGTGTCATGTGACTCTATCATAGATGACTTTGCTTCATTGAGACCACGAAAGGTCCAATTCAGTTAG